Within the Rosa rugosa chromosome 2, drRosRugo1.1, whole genome shotgun sequence genome, the region tttttccaattaaGAGGTCTGTTACACATGAGGCCATGTTGGCCTTCAGTCAGTATACTCGATCTCTCTGTAAAGAAAGGAGAAGGATCAAGTATTTCTAAAACTAAACCGAGTAATGATAATAAGGAGTATTCCAAACTAATATTGAAATGTAATTTTAAAAATACTGCTAGATGTAAAATGACGTACCAAGTATTGATGGTTTTTTTTGGTAAGATATGAGAGCTCACAGAAGAACTGCAATGATATGTTTCAAATCCATGAAGAACTGGACTCTTGACGCAACAAATGAATCTCTCTCTAGCAAACAACTCGAGAACAAGACTTTGGGCTGCCTTTGTTGAAATGCAATTTCTATCATTGATATCTAATCTACAGAGAACAACCTGCATCCACACTTTTGGTTGAGATGATCAATGCCCCTTGACCAACACTTTTAACTTGTAATATGCTACCAGTGATCAGTCTCCTTCCCACGTCCACTTCGTCCTAGGTCCCTGCATCAAGTAATCTTGACTAGTACATATTACTTATCAAGTTATGATCAAAGTTCTCATACCTTCCTAAATAATACTGTTAAGTTATCTCCAGTTTATGGCCTCTATTCAGTCAATGCTTAAAACATCGACTAtcaaccgaaaaaaaaaaaaacaaaaacagggtTTGTTAACTGTGGTAAATCCAGTTATGCAATAGTATACACCAGAAGAAACTTAACGAGTAGGGAGACCAAGACCAGCGTTAGTTTTGGAGTGGTATGAGAACAGCGTTAGTTGATTTTGGTATTTATGTGGTGGAGCAGGAAAATGTCGATCAAGAAAAGCTTTGGGCTTCGGGTCCATCATTTTGATTGGGGTTTCAGCCCACCTTAGAATTAAGACTTTTAATTGGGCTTGGGGGCTTGAGGCTGCGGCTGCGGCCTGGTTGATCAAACCTCGGTGACCGTATCTAGATTTGATTAAACAAGGAAGTCTCGCCCCGCTCCCAAACCAAACATCTCAAAGACCTTAGTTATCATAATCCAAAGCTATATATAAATGACACAAAAGAAAATCTTAGTTTAAATCTTGGATTCTCCATAACTTATGGATAAACCACTTTCTACTTACTTAAATTAGTATTTCCAATGATGATGGTGTAACAATTGACTTCGGTTAGGATGACTGTGGCGTGAGTACCAGAAACAACATACCTTAGAGGGGGCTGATAGAAAGAGCCGTCATTTAGGACATACAAATGATCTATTTTAAGAAAAAACAGAACCTCTTACTCCCAgatacacccaccttttaaaaacaattaaacacctttattctaacaaaacctagaaacttagaagcaaaataaataaatgtggCAACCAAGTAACTAGATCTTGTGACCCAAGAAACATTTAAACATTACTTGCTGAGGATGATGCACCAGCATCCCCAACAGTTCCACCATCTGTATGCAGCTCGTCTTTAGCACAGTTAGGCCTATTTTGCTTCTAATTGCCCTTTGGGCCCAAAACCCAATCCAGGTACTGAGGCCTGCATCCACCATGAAAGCCCAGCAGGCCTAGCTGGACACTCCCAGTGTCTTGCTCGGGAAGAAAATCATCAACCAGAGATCCAACACTGCCGCCATTGCCACCTGACCAGCCGTCAAATCTACGAACGCCGGCATCTGCAGCCTTCCCATCCGCAACACCCAATCCTTTCTTGACATCAATAATAAAGTAGTGCTGGTGTCCACTCTAAAGTGAACTTCATGTAGAAGGCTTGGAGACCCTCAATTATCTGGACAACATGCAGAACAGGAAATGTTGTACCGAGCAAGGGGATGCTATAACATTTGAATCAGAGGTAAGTTTACTAGGCTATTCATTTTCTAGTTTTTGCATTGGTTAATATAGttctaattatttatttattttcaatttatgTAACTCTGATCAGGTGGACAAGATATATCTCAGCACTCCTACAATGAGAAGAATAGAACAATATTTGTAATACGTAAGGTGATATGTAATGGTTGATAaactgaagagagagaagagctgAGCAACCTCCACGGTGAATACCATGGAAGTTTCtccactttttccttttctttgggAATCActttcccttccttggctgtcccaaacgcaggaaaggaaagtgtttcatttcccaatgcccagattccaccaaccaaacatggcctaagaGTCACAATGTTCCGGTGCTTTATATCCCCCATTGCTTCAATTTCCCTCTCAAATCTTCGATCTCTATCTGCACTTCCTCTGTTCAATCTTTTCACAGCCAAGGCCATGGTGTCATCCTGTGTAAGTATATAAATTGTCCCATACTCTCCAGAGCCAATGATGTCCTCGTTGCTTAACTTCAATGTCTTCTTTAAGAACACATATGATTTGAGCAATTGGATTACTGGTGCCCTGAACAAAACCATTTTGCCCCCATAAATAGACATTACAATAACCCTTCTTTACAATACAAAGCTTACAACTATCAACTGATGCAATTTAGAGTGAACCTTAACAATTTCCATCATTTACTGAAACCATAATCAAATTCTTAGCATCcaaatcaatttataaacaactCCACAATTGCATATCAATTTTATGTCAATGTTCCGGGACAACCAAACTAACATGCCACTGGGAATGATTCTCAATTATAATCATAAGACATAATTGAATGATCACAGTCCAATACAATTCTACTATAGTTGATAATTTTCCAAAAATCAACTAACAATATATAGCAAAAAGCTAGCTATAAATGTAGAAACCAATTCTCAACAACTCTACTACTTGCAGATCAAATCAAATGAAATTCCAGAACACtaccttttcattttttctttgagaatccATGAAAATTAAAGCATAATCCATAGTGatgacaggaaaaaaaaatagaaaatatgcAATTGGGAAACCAAAATTAGTTAAATGGGAATGGGAAAGGAAATAGCAGAGAGCAACGATTACCAGGAACCAAAAAAATTAGTTGTTTGTTCAAGATACCTGcaaaatatagagaaaaaaacCCTATCAAATTGGGGATCATAActgaaaacaaaggaaaaaaaagggaaaaccaCATATACCTGAGCATCATTCCATCATCAGTCTTCGAAAAACAATGAAATCATCCCCAATCTCACTGCAATCAGGCTTCAAATTGAAGGCCTGCTCTAAATCCCAGTTGATTCTGCCAGTCTGCCTCCTATGCCAACAACGCAACCTGCCTCGTCTCTTGTTGCTTCTTTAGGACTTCAACCCAACCAAAAATTGTCATTTCCAGAATTCATTTCTTTACTCAAATCATGAAGCATAACTGAAAATACCCAATTTCTTTCTCCAAATGTTCTTGACAACCATACAAGCAAGTAAAATTGCAACAAGAACTATCACACTACGCCCATATTAAGCAAACCTAAAATCATCCAACCAAAATCCATATCTAGTACACTGAGAGTTGAGCAGAGAGAAAGACATAAAATAGAGAGCTACCTGATAAGCAACACGAAGACAAAAGCCCTCAGAAACCGAATTGGAAGCGAAAGTCGAAGACAAAGGTCTTGAATCAACGAATCCGAATTAAAATCGAACGGTAAGTCTTCTGAATCCAGAGCACCGTTGAACTGGTGGTGGCTTTTACTGTTTCTGTCTCCGTGAAGAGGCGAGGAGGTCGGCGCAACGGTAAGTCTTCCGAATCAGAAAGCGATGGGGTCGCCGGGATTCTTGCCTTGCTGAACTATAATGACGTCGTCGCCAAAAGCAATGAAATAATCTGAATCAAAGCTTGAAGTAAGAAAAACCCGCTCAGATCGAGTGAGAGCGAGGTGGAGAGTTAGGGTCGGTGAGGTTGAGAGGGTGAGGGGGATTAAGGGTGAGAGCGATGGTGATTGAGGGTGAGAGCGATGGTGAGTCGGAGggaggctgagagagagagttgacccAAATTTTTTGCTAAGGAGGGAACTCGGGTTTACTGCTAGGTTAGGttttgggtgttttttttttttttttttttggcggaaaggttttgggtgttttgagaggggaaaaaaataaatataaattaatgttttttttttttttccggttaTTCAGACAATAGATATCTTTGTTAGTGTCGTCTGAAATCTATCAAATTTATGAAATGATCATGTGTTGGATGAGTAGAGATGAGACGACCGATttaaaaaatctgtcgtctgactaactcagacgacagcaaaaacTCATGTGTCGTGTGATGAGTGTCGTGTGATTAACTTATTCTTGTAGTGAATAGTCATCCTTTGGTCCCCGACCAAGATTTGTGTAATCCTCCTCCTCCGACGAAGGTGGCTAGTTCGACGGAGGATGGTGGTTTAGATCTGCATGTGGATTTGTGCAATACCAAGGCTGGTCACGTTGCTGGAAGCTCAATACCAACTTCTCCTTTTGGCGTGTTTGTACCCATTGGGCCTGGGGCTAATGAGGGGACAACTTTTAGTAATATTGTTAGAGGCCCAATTTCGAATCATAGTAGTGCTATGCAACCCCACTATTGTAAGCCCAAGGTTGTGGGTTCTAGAAGAGTGGTGTCTCCTCCTTTGGAGGCGGCTGTTGAGGGTGCCAAGGACTGGCAGTTTTGTTTTGTGGGTTATTTTATTGAAAAGCGTCTCCCTTTCTCTACTGTCAGTAGCATTGCTCGTAGGCTTTGGTCCAAATTTGGACTTGTTGAGGTGCTTGCAAATGATGGAGGATTTTATTTCTTCAAGTTCACTGATAAGGGTTCTTGTTTGGAGGTTTTAGAATCTGGTCCGTGGCATATTTCTAGGAGGactgtgattttgaagaaatggCGTCCTGGGATGATTTTGTGCAAGGATCGTCACTCCTCCGTTCCCGTTTGGATTAAATTCTTCAATATTCCTTTGGAATTTTGGAATGCTGAAGGGTTTAGCTATGTTGCtagcactacaccaaaaactgcatcacacaacaCCAATCACACAACGAAACAGAAATCATCCGTCGTGTGTTTAAGTAAACTCTATTGTACAACGGTATTAGTgatgttctgttgtgtgaatgtcaaCAAAGTGATAACTTTTTTTATCAGAACTACATTGCACAACGGAATTAAGTATTGTCCGTCGTCTGAGTCTTAAAAAATTTAGCGGTAGATTTCCCTCCACTTTGGAGTCTTGGTTGCCTCTTGAAACACCAAAATTTGGGGTACTAGGTACAACGGATTTCACTATTTCCGTTGTATGATTGAAAAATTGAGCACCAAAGTTTGAGGAAGCTTGCTTGAATGTCTTCCCCTAGATAGGCCTAGTGCAAGCCGTAGAAATTGTACAACAGATTTAagattttctgttgtgtgaacttgGAACTGGGCGGCAACATTTTGAGCCAAAATGTTGTAGGCGCCATGTTTCCCTCCATGATTTcacattttgatttttagtgctgcactcagacgacagttggtgaagtttctgttgtgtgagtacCTTTGCAATTTTTTGCTAGGTCAATTACATTGTGgtctaaagaaaacaaagagagaaggaaaacaAAACCTAGCATGCAATACAAAGCCTCTCAACCCTCTCTCTCGAATAGCCTCCCCGaaacgcctctctctctctctctctctctctctctctctctctctcttgtgaAACCTCGATCTCTCTCGTGAATCTCTCAGTCCTCCGCGAAAGCTCTCTATCTCGTGAAACCTCTCTCAGCCCTCTCTCCCCAGTTTCCAATTCCACACTTAATTTCAACCCTCTAAATCCCTAAATCCCAAATCCTCCACCTTACAGGGAGCCGACTACGATGTCATCGATTCTCAAGCCGTCTAATGGGGTGAGATGGGAAGACGACGGCAATGAGCAGTAGCGGCGGCGGCGTTTCAATGGCTTTTCGGGACAGGCAGAGTGCTCGCTTCAACAGTGTTTTGAGAGCGCTCTCTGCGGGAAATTGGGGTTCGAATTTGTGCTCGCTCTTCACTTCTCCAAACCCGCCTTCAACTCCGTCTACCTAATGGATAATTGAAGCTCCGCTTTGCATtaccctcctctctctctctctctatggcTAAAGATCTGAATCAATTCAAGGCTTCTCAATCCGGTAAGGTCCCTATCTCCAACGAATTCCATCATCTTCTACATCTAATTTCGCTTCTGAATTTGCTTAATCTTATCTGTGTGTTCTGGTTGATTTGTTGCAGAGAAGAATCGCAACAAATTTACTCTCTGATTTCGGTTTATTCCCTTTCAAAATGCGCCGAAGATGAGGATCGGGTCTCAGGTGGAGAAGTTAAGCACAAAtgtaagtctctctctctctctctctctctctctctctatctctctccctctccctctcatcttcttctttttcttcttattctgTTGATTGTTCTCTATGTTACACTTCTAGTTTTCTGCACTAATTCTATGGAACCAATTTATCGAGTACAATTTGCATGGAAAATTGTTATCCCAGATCTCTTGTTAAGGCATCTGCTGCAGAGGTTTTAATCTTTTATAAGGAACTTGGGATTTGCACTGTAATAGTCCATTCATTTGGGAAGTAACCAACAGAAGTTATCATGGTATCATGGTGGGGATAGGAAGTTCAAATCCTGCAATTGCAACCTCTTAATTTATGTTGAAGTCTGTGTGTTTGGTTCCGTAATTAGAAAGACTCCCCAACATGAGTGTATAGAAATTGGTCTGTTGTTATGATTGGTGTTCTAGCTGGTGTACATAGATGTTTTTTCTCTGTGGATATCTTGTCCGCTTTTCTGTacattataaaaaaatataaaaaaataattaaactgCTCATACTTTTGAAAATTGTAGTAATTGTACAAAATGTATCATTATTTAATGTCTTTTTTCCCCTGATAATTTCTATCTGTAATTAATGTTCAGGTTGATACACACATACAACAGCTTGatcaatatttgaaaaaaaattggtgCAGAGCTCTGGCTTGGTATTCTACTTTTATCCCTTTTCCATCTTGTTgagtttttggtttttacaCGTCAAACTACAGTTGTTGAGTATATGTTTTTTACACAGTTTGTCCTCTGAAAGGTTTCATAATTTTATAAGGACATAATTATTTCAGCCTCAGATGGTGTTGCCGCAAGTGCCATGCCTGCTCCAAGTCTTGATGGTGGTGCGAAATCTGGAAGGAGCAGCGAAGGTGGTAGAGGTCCTAGAGGAGGGCATAAGAAGTATTTCCCTTTCCTTGatcttttatttgaattttctgATTCCATGCATCTACCAGATTTTCCTCTTTTAACATTTCTTGAATGAATTTGTGCTATCATACTGCCATGATAAGTTGCATCATGTATAA harbors:
- the LOC133731199 gene encoding probable receptor-like serine/threonine-protein kinase At4g34500, with protein sequence MMLRYLEQTTNFFGSWAPVIQLLKSYVFLKKTLKLSNEDIIGSGEYGTIYILTQDDTMALAVKRLNRGSADRDRRFEREIEAMGDIKHRNIVTLRPCLKGLGVADGKAADAGVRRFDGWSGGNGGSVGSLVDDFLPEQDTGSVQLGLLGFHGGCRPQYLDWVLGPKGN